The Bacillus sp. Y1 genome has a window encoding:
- a CDS encoding benzoate/H(+) symporter BenE family transporter, which produces MSEFNLVQSLKGVPKFLNLNTISAGTLAAIFGCTGPALIVIGGAASGGLTHQQAISWLFAIYFFGGLLGIYLALKYRQPIAGAYSIPGAVLVAGALTQFSLNEAAGAYFVAGVLVLILGVTGLIGKIMRWIPLPIVMGMIVGAMIRFGTGMITSIEAAPLIAGSAVVVYLLSSRYLKKVPPIVSAFVVSMVVALLLNQFKMGDIESGFITPQLVMPSFSLDAIVSIAIPLALLVIGAENAQATGVLMAQGYKPPVNAMTVWSGIGGIITSFFGGHNANIAGPMTAICSSQEAGEKKEGRYTAVIVNGTLFASFGLFAGVVVPFVSAMPGVLVATVAGLAMIGVLLSSLQAAFSDSKFQIGAFFALIIAMSGVSFFSVSSPFWAIIGGVVVSLIIEKSHFTVKSEETSKGETATVEVV; this is translated from the coding sequence ATGAGTGAATTTAATCTAGTTCAAAGTTTAAAAGGTGTTCCTAAATTCCTAAATCTTAATACCATAAGCGCGGGAACACTTGCGGCTATCTTTGGATGTACTGGTCCAGCGTTAATTGTTATTGGTGGTGCAGCTAGTGGAGGATTAACCCATCAACAAGCGATTTCTTGGTTATTTGCCATCTATTTCTTCGGAGGACTTTTAGGTATTTATTTAGCGTTAAAATATCGTCAACCCATTGCTGGTGCGTATTCGATTCCAGGTGCGGTGCTAGTTGCAGGAGCCCTTACGCAATTTTCGTTAAATGAAGCAGCTGGAGCTTATTTCGTTGCTGGTGTCCTAGTTCTTATTCTCGGTGTGACAGGACTCATCGGAAAAATCATGAGGTGGATCCCTTTACCAATTGTCATGGGAATGATTGTTGGAGCGATGATTCGCTTTGGAACGGGTATGATTACCTCTATTGAAGCAGCACCATTAATTGCGGGTTCTGCAGTTGTTGTCTATTTACTCTCCTCAAGATATCTTAAAAAAGTGCCACCTATTGTCTCTGCATTTGTCGTATCCATGGTTGTAGCCCTACTTTTAAACCAATTCAAAATGGGAGATATTGAAAGCGGATTCATAACACCTCAACTCGTTATGCCAAGCTTTAGTCTCGATGCCATTGTTTCCATCGCGATTCCACTTGCTCTGTTAGTCATTGGGGCAGAAAATGCACAAGCCACGGGGGTATTAATGGCTCAAGGCTATAAACCACCAGTCAATGCCATGACCGTTTGGAGTGGAATTGGAGGAATTATCACCTCATTCTTTGGAGGTCATAATGCAAATATAGCTGGCCCGATGACAGCCATTTGTTCATCTCAAGAAGCAGGTGAGAAGAAAGAAGGTCGCTATACAGCGGTAATTGTAAATGGAACATTATTTGCTTCCTTTGGTTTATTTGCAGGTGTTGTTGTTCCATTTGTCTCTGCCATGCCAGGAGTCTTAGTTGCTACTGTAGCAGGTCTTGCCATGATTGGTGTTCTCTTAAGTTCACTCCAAGCCGCTTTCTCTGATAGTAAATTTCAAATTGGAGCTTTTTTCGCATTAATTATCGCCATGTCAGGTGTAAGCTTCTTTAGTGTAAGTTCACCGTTCTGGGCCATTATTGGCGGAGTGGTTGTCTCTTTAATTATTGAAAAGAGTCATTTTACTGTTAAAAGCGAAGAAACATCAAAGGGTGAAACTGCCACGGTTGAAGTGGTTTAG
- a CDS encoding DUF1360 domain-containing protein, protein MHLGWFDLVILILASFRLTHLIVFDSITEFIRKPFLDESGEEIIIKGTGIRHFMGKLLSCYWCTGIWSSILVVLLYVYVPVTYPVFLILAVAGAAAFIESKI, encoded by the coding sequence ATGCATTTGGGATGGTTTGACCTGGTAATTCTCATCTTGGCTTCATTCCGTTTAACACATTTAATCGTATTTGATAGCATTACTGAATTTATTCGAAAGCCATTCTTGGATGAATCCGGAGAAGAAATAATCATTAAAGGAACTGGCATACGTCATTTCATGGGGAAACTCTTGAGCTGTTATTGGTGTACCGGAATCTGGAGTTCGATATTGGTGGTACTTTTATATGTGTACGTACCAGTTACGTATCCCGTATTTTTGATTTTGGCAGTAGCAGGTGCGGCTGCTTTCATCGAATCGAAAATTTAA
- a CDS encoding nuclease-related domain-containing protein — protein MKFLLNLFKNNKPEDQTKTGNTPTTTKKEEKERIAKRKGELGEYKIDIQLDQLPKEYKYLSDILIKNPKGKSGYSQIDHVVITTYGIIVIETKNYQGTVYGGKNRKTWSVNGKFKMMNPFIQNYGHIQAIKDILDKKYHDLFISMVSFTKRCTFKIDELDFRKIGSNELIVYDVELSDYIHRKVSVLKIHHKEPLLNENDISIIYNAILEANIEDQVIREKHVQSLKGEVVPHKIIKDNKQDNCMVCNKPVSDKVKAFCLSNKKFNGKIYCFEHQNKN, from the coding sequence ATGAAATTTCTACTAAATTTATTCAAAAATAACAAACCAGAAGATCAAACAAAAACAGGAAATACTCCAACAACGACTAAAAAAGAAGAGAAGGAAAGAATTGCAAAACGTAAGGGTGAACTGGGTGAATATAAAATCGATATTCAACTAGACCAGCTTCCTAAAGAGTATAAATATCTAAGTGACATACTGATTAAAAACCCAAAAGGAAAGTCTGGATACTCACAAATCGACCACGTTGTTATCACTACCTATGGCATCATTGTCATTGAAACAAAGAACTATCAAGGTACTGTATATGGTGGAAAAAATAGAAAAACATGGTCTGTTAATGGAAAATTCAAGATGATGAATCCATTCATTCAAAACTATGGTCATATTCAAGCTATAAAAGATATTCTTGATAAGAAGTACCATGATTTATTTATATCGATGGTCTCCTTTACGAAACGATGCACGTTTAAAATAGATGAGTTAGATTTTAGGAAGATTGGTTCAAATGAATTAATTGTATATGATGTGGAATTGTCTGATTACATACATAGGAAGGTATCAGTTCTTAAGATACACCATAAAGAGCCACTATTAAATGAGAATGATATTAGCATTATATATAATGCAATTCTAGAAGCAAATATTGAGGACCAAGTGATCAGAGAAAAACACGTTCAATCTTTAAAAGGGGAAGTTGTGCCTCACAAAATTATAAAAGATAACAAACAAGATAACTGTATGGTTTGTAATAAGCCTGTATCGGATAAAGTGAAAGCATTTTGCTTATCAAACAAAAAGTTTAATGGAAAGATTTATTGTTTCGAACATCAAAATAAAAATTAG